The following proteins are co-located in the Vigna angularis cultivar LongXiaoDou No.4 chromosome 2, ASM1680809v1, whole genome shotgun sequence genome:
- the LOC108327778 gene encoding cytochrome P450 72A68, with the protein MEESWSTSTSASACIVLIVLLTLTCAWRVLNWLWLRPKRLERLMRDQGLQGNPYRLFNGDLKQMMKMQKEVTSKTMKLSHDIAPRVFSYHLQSVIKHGKNPFIWFGRKPRVIITEPELIKDVLNKIYAFPKPDTNPLVKLVATGLLNYEGEKWHKHRRIVSPAFNMEKLKNMLPIFFNSCNDLIIKWEEMSSDGSCEIDLWPFLQNLTSDIIARAAFGSSYEEGRRIFELLKEQAQLAAQSMMKDYIPGWRFIPTAMHRRMKEINREIKASLTDLINNKEKALEVGETTENDLLCLLLESNHKEIEEHGNSKTIGMSIEEVIEECKLFYFAGQETTSTLLVWTMVILSMHPDWQARAREEVLQVFGKQKPDFLVLSHLKIVTMILNEVLRLYSPVIGLNRNVDEDVKLGNLSLPAGVQVSLPTIMVHHNPELWGDDADNFNPERFSEGVLKATNGRVSFFPFGWGPRVCIGQNFSMLEAKMALSMILQHFTFELSPAYAHAPVSVLTLQPRYGAHVILRKLQV; encoded by the exons ATGGAAGAATCATGGAGTACAAGTACAAGTGCATCTGCCTGCATAGTTCTCATAGTGCTTCTTACTCTAACATGCGCATGGAGGGTACTGAATTGGTTATGGCTAAGGCCAAAGAGACTAGAGAGACTCATGAGAGATCAAGGCCTTCAAGGAAACCCCTACAGGCTTTTCAATGGAGATTTGAAGCAGATGATGAAGATGCAAAAGGAAGTCACATCCAAAACCATGAAACTCTCTCATGATATAGCGCCACGTGTCTTTTCTTATCATCTGCAGAGTGTCATCAAACATg GGAAGAATCCTTTTATTTGGTTTGGACGAAAACCAAGGGTAATCATCACAGAGCCTGAGTTAATCAAAGATGTACTTAACAAGATCTATGCTTTTCCAAAGCCTGACACGAATCCTCTAGTCAAGTTAGTAGCTACTGGTCTTCTAAATTATGAGGGAGAAAAATGGCACAAGCACAGAAGAATAGTTAGTCCTGCATTCAATATGGAAAAGTTGAAG AATATGTTACCAATATTCTTCAACAGTTGCAATGATCTAATTATCAAGTGGGAGGAGATGTCTTCAGACGGATCATGTGAAATAGATCTATGGCCTTTCCTTCAAAATTTAACCAGTGATATTATTGCTCGAGCTGCATTTGGAAGTAGTtatgaagaaggaagaagaatatTTGAACTTCTAAAAGAGCAAGCACAACTTGCAGCGCAAAGTATGATGAAAGATTACATCCCTGGATGGAG ATTTATACCAACTGCTATGCATAGGAGGATGAAGGAAATTAACAGAGAAATAAAAGCTTCACTTACAGATTTGATTAACAACAAAGAGAAAGCACTAGAGGTGGGTGAAACTACTGAGAATGACTTGTTATGTTTACTTTTGGAGTCAAATCACAAGGAAATTGAAGAACATGGAAACAGTAAGACTATTGGAATGAGTATTGAAGAGGTAATCGAGGAATGCAAGCTATTCTACTTTGCAGGGCAAGAAACCACTTCAACTTTACTTGTTTGGACCATGGTGATCTTAAGTATGCACCCTGATTGGCAAGCACGTGCAAGGGAGGAAGTTTTACAAGTATTTGGAAAACAAAAACCCGATTTTCTTGTGCTAAGTCACCTTAAGATT GTCACAATGATTTTGAATGAAGTTCTTAGGCTGTACTCACCAGTAATTGGCCTTAATAGAAATGTTGACGAAGACGTGAAACTTGGAAACCTATCATTACCTGCCGGAGTGCAAGTTTCCTTACCAACAATTATGGTTCACCATAATCCTGAACTTTGGGGTGATGATGCCGATAATTTCAATCCGGAAAGATTTTCTGAAGGAGTTCTAAAGGCCACTAATGGCAGAGTTTCATTTTTTCCATTTGGATGGGGTCCTAGAGTGTGCATTGGACAAAACTTTTCCATGTTGGAGGCAAAGATGGCTTTGTCAATGATTTTACAACATTTCACATTTGAGCTTTCTCCAGCTTATGCTCATGCTCCTGTTTCAGTGCTTACTCTTCAACCCCGATATGGTGCTCATGTCATTTTACGTAAACTGCAAGTATAA
- the LOC108329601 gene encoding uncharacterized protein LOC108329601 → MGVLVPLFLYVVAFFCTVAAIALAVLHIYRHLLNYTEPTYQRFIVRIVFMVPVYALMSFLSLVIPGSSIYFNSIREVYEAWVIYNFLSLCLAWVGGPGAVVISLSGRVLKPSFCLMTCCFPPIPLDGRFIRKCKQGCLQFVILKPILVVVTLVLYANGKYKDGNFSPKQSYLYLTIIYMISYTMALYVLALFYVACKDLLQPFNPVPKFIIIKSVVFLTYWQGVLFFLAAKSGFIEDADEAALLQNFIICVEMLVAAVGHFYAFPYKEYAGANIGGSHGLTASLGHALKLNDFYHDTVHQFAPTYHEYVLYNHSEGEEGTKKYRSRTFVPIGPEMDSVRRNRNMFGNKLDDIQLSSLSSSTSSSPSNSLPDDSNSVATKSSLLVDLSNSTPEPYDLTVIDLDVSSYPEEVPAVDQAGGR, encoded by the exons ATGGGGGTTCTGGTGCCTTTGTTCCTCTACGTCGTCGCTTTCTTTTGCACCGTTGCAGCTATCGCTTTGGCCGTTCTTCACATTTACCGACACCTTCTCAATTACACTGAGCCCACTTATCAGCGCTTCATCGTTCGGATTGTTTTCATGGTTCCG GTTTATGCACTAATGTCATTCTTGTCCCTTGTAATACCTGGgagttcaatttattttaattctatccgggaagt CTATGAAGCTTGggtcatttataattttctgtcGTTGTGCCTGGCATGGGTTGGTGGTCCTGGAGCTGTTGTAATAAGTTTGAGTGGTCGAGTTCTGAAGCCATCATTCTGCTTGATGACTTGTTGCTTTCCTCCTATACCGCTGGATGG GCGTTTCATTCGAAAATGCAAGCAAGGATGTCTGCAGTTTGTGATATTGAAGCCCATTTTAGTTGTTGTTACACTCGTACTTTATGCAAATGGGAAGTATAAAGATGGAAATTTCAGCCCAAAGCAGTCATACTTGTATCTTACGATCATTTATATGATCTCATATACAATGGCTCTCTATGTGCTTGCTTTGTTTTATGTGGCATGCAAGGATCTACTTCAACCATTTAATCCAGTTCCaaagtttattataataaaatctgTTGTATTCCTGACTTATTGGCAG GGTGTGTTATTCTTCCTTGCTGCAAAGTCTGGATTCATTGAGGATGCCGATGAAGCTGCCCTGCtccaaaattttatcatttgtgTTGAGATGCTTGTTGCTGCTGTAGGGCACTTTTATGCATTCCCATACAAAGAATATGCCGGTGCTAATATAGGTGGATCCCATGGTTTGACTGCTAGCCTTGGGCATGCTTTGAAGTTAAATGATTTTTACCATGATACAGTGCACCAG TTTGCACCAACGTATCACGAATATGTTCTCTATAATCACAGCGAAGGTGAGGAGGGAACTAAGAAGTACAGGTCGCGAACTTTTGTTCCAATTGGGCCTGAGATGGATTCAGTGAGAAGAAATAGGAATATGTTTGGAAACAAGTTGGATGACATACAGCTCTCAAGTTTGTCTTCTTCTACCAGTAGCAGTCCCTCAAATTCGTTGCCTGATGATTCAAATTCTGTTGCAACGAAATCTTCCTTGCTTGTGGATTTGTCCAATTCTACTCCGGAACCATATGACTTAACCGTTATTGACTTGGATGTATCCAGTTACCCTGAAGAAGTTCCTGCTGTTGATCAAGCTGGTGGTAGGTGA